One part of the Pannonibacter sp. XCT-53 genome encodes these proteins:
- a CDS encoding DUF1638 domain-containing protein, with product MAARPGAQTPAAPAVPDDGGTDRKPSVLVLACGALAREILALTAQHGLSHLDLHCLPAQLHNTPDRIAPAVAAALADRGAAYDEVLVAYADCGTGGHLDRVLAAHPKARRIDGAHCYAFFAGLAAFDRLEDDQLGSFYLTDFLARHFQTMVIEPLGLDRHPELRDLYFGNYTRLVYLAQTEDAELTTAAERAAATLGLPFVRIATGYGLLGDFLQPASPGDASA from the coding sequence ATGGCCGCGCGGCCCGGCGCACAGACCCCGGCCGCGCCTGCTGTCCCTGACGACGGCGGCACCGACCGCAAGCCGTCGGTGCTGGTGCTGGCCTGCGGCGCGCTGGCGCGGGAAATTCTCGCCCTCACCGCCCAGCACGGGCTTTCCCATCTCGACCTGCATTGCCTGCCCGCGCAATTGCACAACACGCCGGACCGGATCGCGCCGGCGGTCGCTGCAGCCCTCGCCGACCGGGGCGCGGCCTATGACGAGGTGCTGGTGGCCTATGCCGATTGCGGCACCGGCGGACATCTCGACAGGGTGCTGGCGGCGCATCCGAAGGCCAGGCGGATCGATGGCGCGCATTGCTACGCCTTCTTCGCCGGGCTTGCCGCCTTCGACCGGCTGGAGGACGACCAGCTCGGCAGCTTTTATCTCACCGATTTCCTGGCCCGCCACTTCCAGACCATGGTGATCGAGCCGCTCGGCCTCGACCGGCATCCCGAGCTGCGCGACCTGTATTTCGGCAACTATACCCGGCTTGTCTATCTGGCCCAGACCGAGGACGCGGAGCTGACCACAGCCGCCGAACGGGCCGCAGCCACGCTCGGGCTGCCCTTCGTGCGCATCGCCACCGGCTATGGTCTGCTGGGAGACTTCCTGCAGCCGGCGTCTCCCGGCGACGCGTCTGCCTGA
- a CDS encoding virulence factor, which translates to MAQLVVVYWRDIPAQVLVKSGRKSARRELPPLFMEAVDAAAMRVGAKDSEAYLAEWRRADPVEVGDDLEAEADRAVAALVADFPRERVLALAANGGLAPQD; encoded by the coding sequence ATGGCGCAGCTCGTCGTCGTTTACTGGCGTGACATTCCGGCCCAGGTGCTGGTGAAGTCCGGCCGCAAGAGTGCCCGCCGGGAGCTGCCGCCCCTGTTCATGGAAGCCGTCGATGCCGCCGCCATGCGCGTCGGTGCCAAGGACAGCGAGGCCTATCTGGCCGAATGGCGCCGCGCCGATCCGGTCGAGGTCGGCGACGATCTCGAAGCGGAAGCCGACCGTGCCGTGGCGGCGCTGGTGGCCGACTTTCCCCGCGAGCGCGTGCTGGCGCTGGCGGCCAATGGCGGCCTTGCGCCGCAAGACTGA